In Flavivirga abyssicola, the following are encoded in one genomic region:
- a CDS encoding ABC transporter substrate-binding protein: MSIKRIQLKGITWNHSRGFTSMVATAQRFSELNPNVDITWEKRSLQAFADEPINELAKRYDLLIIDHPWAGFAGKNNVILPLDKHLPKAFMGDLAENTVGRSHESYSSNGHQWALAVDAATPVAASRPDILAEKGFKLPETYDDLLALAKAGLVIMPGIPQDTLMNFYMMCCTLGEDVCVSQDHVVSEEIGVKALQLLRALAVEMDSQIYDWNPIQIYEAMTLTDKYAYCPWAYGYTNYSRQGYARKLLHFHDMVDIKGFGKAISTLGGTGLAVSAEAKELETIMKYVEYVGSEACQKTVFFDGGGQPGHRKAWTDEYTNSLTANFFKNTLPGLDRAFLRPRYNGHMCFQDRAGAPIRDYLMNGGDEKSLLVRLNELYKKSLEI; this comes from the coding sequence ATGAGTATAAAAAGAATACAATTAAAAGGAATTACATGGAACCATAGTAGAGGTTTTACATCTATGGTAGCCACAGCACAGCGTTTTTCAGAATTAAACCCAAATGTAGATATTACATGGGAAAAGAGGTCGTTACAAGCTTTTGCAGATGAGCCGATAAATGAACTGGCAAAACGATATGATCTGCTTATTATTGATCACCCCTGGGCGGGGTTTGCAGGTAAAAACAATGTGATTCTACCTTTAGATAAACATTTACCTAAGGCATTTATGGGTGATTTAGCTGAAAATACTGTAGGACGCTCCCATGAAAGTTACTCATCAAACGGTCATCAATGGGCATTGGCTGTTGATGCCGCCACACCAGTAGCAGCAAGTAGACCAGATATTCTTGCAGAAAAAGGGTTTAAATTGCCAGAAACATACGATGATTTATTAGCTTTAGCTAAGGCTGGACTAGTAATCATGCCCGGGATACCCCAAGATACATTAATGAATTTTTATATGATGTGTTGTACTTTGGGAGAAGATGTATGTGTATCACAAGATCATGTGGTAAGTGAAGAGATAGGTGTTAAAGCGTTACAATTATTGCGGGCATTGGCTGTTGAAATGGATTCCCAGATTTATGACTGGAATCCAATTCAAATATATGAAGCCATGACACTTACAGATAAATATGCTTATTGTCCTTGGGCTTATGGATATACAAACTATAGCAGACAAGGCTATGCACGAAAGTTACTGCATTTTCATGATATGGTAGATATAAAAGGTTTTGGTAAAGCTATTTCTACTTTAGGAGGTACAGGATTAGCTGTTTCTGCTGAAGCAAAAGAGTTAGAAACCATAATGAAGTATGTAGAGTATGTGGGGTCTGAAGCTTGTCAAAAAACAGTGTTTTTTGATGGAGGAGGTCAACCTGGACACAGAAAAGCCTGGACAGATGAATATACTAATAGTTTAACGGCTAATTTCTTTAAGAACACCTTGCCAGGTTTAGATCGTGCTTTTTTACGTCCACGTTATAACGGACATATGTGTTTTCAAGATAGAGCAGGCGCACCAATTAGAGATTATTTAATGAATGGAGGTGATGAAAAAAGTCTTCTTGTAAGATTGAATGAATTATATAAAAAATCATTAGAGATTTAA
- a CDS encoding CaiB/BaiF CoA transferase family protein: protein MKPLEDILIIDLSQFLSAPSATLRLADLGARVIKVERPETGDICRQLYVSNVILNGESSVFRAINRNKESFQADLKNDVDKQRVLKLIEKADVLVHNFRPGVIERLGFDYETIQKINPSIIYGDISGYGNEGPWKSKPGQDLLVQSLSGLTWLSGNAGNGPVPMGLAIVDILSGSHLAQGILAALVKKAKTGKGTKVSVSMLESILDFQFETITTYYHDGGQPTERTASNNAHAYLGAPYGVYETSNGYLALAMGAIPFLGELLGCDALKNYLEVASWFTQRDDIKNILATHLKTDTTEKWLSILEPADIWCASVMDWDTLFDHDGFKVLDMIQNVTMGDGFEYETTRCPIKIDGQLLKSSLGSPSLGEHTKAIINELITN, encoded by the coding sequence ATGAAACCATTAGAAGATATATTGATTATAGATTTAAGTCAGTTCTTATCGGCACCATCAGCGACATTAAGACTAGCAGATTTAGGAGCCAGAGTGATAAAAGTTGAACGACCAGAAACAGGAGATATTTGTAGACAGTTATATGTTTCTAATGTTATTTTAAATGGCGAATCTTCAGTTTTTAGAGCTATAAATAGAAATAAGGAAAGTTTTCAAGCCGATTTAAAAAATGATGTTGATAAGCAGCGTGTTTTAAAATTAATTGAAAAAGCCGATGTATTGGTACATAATTTCAGACCAGGTGTTATAGAACGTTTAGGGTTTGATTATGAAACGATTCAGAAAATAAATCCATCCATTATTTATGGTGACATTTCTGGATATGGAAATGAAGGTCCTTGGAAATCGAAACCAGGCCAAGATTTATTAGTCCAATCTTTATCAGGTTTAACCTGGTTGAGTGGAAATGCAGGAAATGGACCAGTACCAATGGGATTAGCTATTGTTGATATTTTATCTGGATCGCATTTAGCACAAGGTATTTTAGCAGCGCTAGTTAAAAAGGCGAAAACAGGTAAAGGAACAAAAGTTTCTGTAAGTATGTTGGAGTCTATTTTAGATTTTCAATTTGAAACGATTACGACATATTATCACGATGGCGGACAACCAACAGAACGTACAGCAAGCAATAATGCACATGCCTATTTAGGAGCACCATATGGTGTTTATGAGACTAGTAATGGGTATTTGGCTTTAGCTATGGGAGCCATTCCCTTTTTAGGAGAATTATTAGGCTGTGACGCACTTAAAAATTACCTAGAAGTGGCTAGTTGGTTTACACAACGAGACGACATAAAAAACATATTAGCAACACATTTAAAAACGGATACGACCGAAAAATGGTTGTCAATATTAGAACCAGCAGATATTTGGTGTGCCAGTGTTATGGATTGGGATACACTCTTTGACCACGATGGATTTAAAGTTTTGGACATGATCCAAAACGTTACAATGGGAGATGGTTTTGAGTATGAAACGACACGTTGTCCAATTAAAATTGATGGACAATTATTAAAATCCTCATTAGGATCTCCATCTTTGGGAGAACATACAAAAGCTATTATAAACGAATTAATTACTAACTAA
- a CDS encoding IclR family transcriptional regulator: MTKTTSTKYNAPALDKGLDIIEYLSQEGIPLTQVEIAQGIDRTPSEIYRMLICLEERGYLIRGSNAGKYRLSLKMYNLSHTHTPFDELKRVASLPMQHLSETTRQSCHLSIMNNDQLLVIYQMRSPSPVSLSIEEGTHFPLSMTTSGRTLLSMFSKEKRLAILSRDSHFKTWNKEQKENLLSSIENIEKDGYISSKSKLTGGVTDIAVPLGSKNSSIKAVLAISIFSSSLEEDTNIDTMIDILKNTQLDINQLIGS, encoded by the coding sequence ATGACCAAAACAACCTCAACAAAATATAACGCACCTGCACTAGACAAGGGTCTTGATATCATTGAATATTTATCCCAGGAGGGTATTCCTTTAACTCAGGTTGAAATTGCCCAGGGTATTGACAGAACGCCCAGTGAAATATACAGAATGCTTATATGTCTGGAGGAAAGGGGTTATTTAATTAGAGGTTCTAACGCTGGTAAATACAGGTTATCTTTAAAAATGTATAACCTGTCTCATACACATACCCCTTTTGATGAATTGAAACGGGTCGCCAGTCTTCCCATGCAACACTTATCTGAAACCACAAGACAATCGTGTCATTTAAGTATTATGAATAATGATCAGTTACTGGTTATTTATCAAATGAGAAGTCCTAGTCCTGTATCGCTATCGATTGAAGAAGGAACGCATTTCCCTCTATCTATGACAACATCTGGAAGAACGCTACTGTCTATGTTTTCAAAAGAAAAGAGACTTGCTATTTTATCGAGAGACAGTCATTTTAAAACCTGGAACAAAGAGCAAAAGGAAAACCTTCTTTCTAGCATTGAAAACATAGAAAAAGATGGTTATATATCCTCGAAAAGTAAGTTAACTGGTGGTGTTACTGATATTGCTGTTCCTCTCGGGTCTAAAAACTCCAGCATAAAAGCTGTTTTAGCTATTTCAATTTTTTCTTCTAGTCTAGAAGAAGACACCAACATTGATACCATGATCGATATTCTTAAAAACACACAACTAGATATAAATCAATTGATAGGAAGTTAA
- a CDS encoding carbohydrate-binding protein, giving the protein MKPLKTESALTILSIFFIFISCSNSDDSESDPKTEICTKTCDKGFVLNTDSCECEKEVCSKTCDGNFILNTDTCECEEFIAKVIEVDASVVTLTEDWKKRTNIADYTGEGYIVWEGPGQTWKGNIGEVGKLTYTIDVPKAGTYLFQWRSYIAKKADVDPRSEHNDSWLKFPDADDFFAERAGGSILYPKGSGKSPNPAGENGNGFFKIYMNDIDKWSITTSTSDNNAHQIYVTFNEAKVYTVEIAARSDFHAIDSFRLIEQKP; this is encoded by the coding sequence ATGAAACCATTAAAAACAGAATCGGCATTAACTATTTTATCTATATTTTTTATATTTATATCATGTTCGAATAGTGATGATTCTGAATCAGATCCAAAAACAGAAATTTGTACCAAAACCTGTGACAAAGGTTTTGTGCTTAACACTGATTCCTGTGAATGTGAAAAGGAAGTTTGTTCTAAAACATGTGACGGTAATTTTATTTTAAATACAGACACTTGCGAGTGTGAAGAATTCATTGCAAAAGTCATTGAAGTAGATGCTTCTGTTGTGACCTTAACGGAAGATTGGAAAAAACGTACCAATATTGCTGATTATACAGGAGAAGGATATATTGTTTGGGAAGGGCCTGGACAAACCTGGAAAGGTAACATAGGTGAAGTTGGTAAACTAACTTATACTATCGATGTCCCAAAAGCAGGTACTTATCTTTTTCAATGGCGATCTTATATTGCAAAAAAAGCAGATGTAGATCCTAGGTCAGAGCATAATGACAGCTGGCTAAAATTCCCAGATGCAGATGACTTCTTCGCAGAACGAGCTGGAGGTAGTATTCTTTACCCTAAAGGTTCAGGAAAGTCACCAAATCCAGCTGGTGAAAACGGTAACGGTTTCTTTAAAATATATATGAATGATATTGATAAATGGTCTATAACAACTAGCACATCAGACAATAACGCACATCAAATTTATGTGACTTTTAATGAAGCAAAAGTGTATACTGTTGAAATTGCAGCAAGATCAGATTTTCATGCTATAGATTCTTTTAGGCTTATAGAACAGAAACCTTAA
- a CDS encoding CaiB/BaiF CoA transferase family protein produces MRPLEGILVLEFCQFMAGPSAGLRLADLGARVIKIERPVHGEGGRQIAIKNLFVDDSSLVFHTVNRNKESYAANLKDADDLNRVKKLIEQADVMTHNFRPGVMEKIGLDYKTVQEINPQLVYATVTGYGTEGPWAKKPGQDLLVQCMSGLVNLTGNKKDEPVPMGLATADLITGTHLVHGILAAIIKRGKTNKGSLVEVSLLESMLDFQFEVITTYLNDGNQLPKRAEQGSAHAYLGAPYGVYKTKNGYISLAMGSLINLAKVLECTELESYTDTNSWFEKRDEIMDILRDVLIKKNTNEWLEILDASGIWCSDVYDYKTLLNHEAYKVLGMDQKLQLYSGEEVHTTRCPIRLNDEKLYASKAAPKVGQDTEAILKEFNL; encoded by the coding sequence ATGAGACCATTAGAAGGTATTTTGGTACTTGAGTTTTGTCAGTTTATGGCAGGGCCATCTGCTGGATTAAGGCTAGCAGATTTAGGAGCCAGAGTGATAAAGATTGAAAGACCTGTTCATGGTGAAGGTGGTAGACAAATAGCTATTAAGAATTTATTTGTTGATGATAGTAGTTTGGTTTTTCATACCGTAAATAGAAATAAAGAATCTTATGCAGCCAATTTAAAAGATGCAGATGATTTAAATCGTGTGAAAAAGTTAATAGAACAGGCTGATGTGATGACTCATAATTTCCGTCCTGGAGTTATGGAAAAGATTGGGTTAGACTATAAAACAGTTCAAGAAATTAATCCGCAATTGGTTTATGCAACTGTTACAGGATATGGAACCGAAGGGCCATGGGCGAAGAAGCCTGGTCAGGATTTATTGGTGCAATGTATGTCCGGTTTGGTTAATTTAACTGGAAATAAAAAGGACGAACCCGTTCCTATGGGATTAGCGACAGCCGATCTCATTACAGGAACACATTTAGTTCATGGGATTTTAGCAGCAATTATAAAAAGAGGGAAAACAAACAAAGGATCTTTAGTGGAAGTTAGTTTGTTGGAATCTATGTTAGATTTTCAGTTTGAAGTGATTACTACGTATTTAAACGACGGAAATCAATTACCTAAAAGAGCAGAACAAGGATCGGCACATGCATACTTAGGAGCGCCTTATGGCGTTTATAAAACCAAAAATGGCTATATTTCATTAGCTATGGGGTCTTTAATAAACCTTGCTAAGGTTTTGGAGTGTACAGAACTAGAATCTTATACAGATACAAATTCCTGGTTTGAAAAGCGTGATGAAATTATGGATATCCTTAGAGATGTTCTTATTAAAAAGAATACAAATGAATGGTTGGAAATTTTAGATGCTAGCGGTATTTGGTGTTCAGATGTTTACGATTATAAAACATTACTCAATCATGAAGCTTATAAGGTTTTGGGAATGGATCAGAAATTACAATTGTATTCAGGCGAAGAAGTACATACAACACGATGTCCTATTCGGTTGAATGATGAAAAGTTATACGCTTCAAAAGCAGCCCCAAAAGTAGGGCAAGATACAGAAGCTATTTTAAAAGAGTTCAATTTATAA
- a CDS encoding DUF6786 family protein, which translates to MPLIIGCNKTSNYSYKNDLELIKIHTDYMELTANKGKARLIICPKYQGKIITSTYSGINGPSNGWLNRDVINKQNLNGNGIGGEDRIWIGPLGSQFSFYFQQIKPLNEKNWQVPDALKNTAFNEISKTDTQVWLENTVKLTNFQGTTLKLNIKRHISILDKKRIEDNLKFKLNASIDFVAYNSSHILKNIDSIGWKKETGLASIWSAGMFEGSDKTSVIIPLKNNGSITDIYKYLGALNTNRLYTKGKTLLYKTDGKYRSKIGIPHKFAPEIYGCYSKDKQRLTIIQYQKTNDSLYFNSDVSIQKAPYDGEVIPIYNNGTMDYSATNDISFFELESTSAMKELQPNETIGHFHRVYHFSGHFDELNAISKTLLNFDLNQINIHH; encoded by the coding sequence ATGCCACTAATTATTGGTTGCAATAAAACCAGTAATTATAGTTATAAGAATGATTTAGAGTTAATAAAAATCCATACCGATTATATGGAACTAACTGCAAATAAAGGCAAGGCTAGACTTATAATTTGCCCCAAATATCAAGGCAAAATTATTACAAGTACATACAGTGGTATAAATGGCCCCAGCAATGGATGGCTAAACAGGGATGTTATTAATAAACAAAACCTGAATGGAAATGGTATTGGTGGTGAAGATAGAATCTGGATAGGCCCCTTAGGTAGTCAGTTTTCTTTTTACTTTCAACAAATCAAACCTCTAAATGAAAAAAACTGGCAAGTTCCCGATGCTTTAAAAAACACAGCTTTTAATGAAATCTCTAAAACGGATACACAAGTGTGGTTAGAAAACACGGTGAAGCTCACTAATTTTCAAGGAACAACCTTAAAGTTAAACATTAAACGACATATCTCCATTTTAGACAAAAAAAGGATTGAAGACAACTTAAAATTTAAATTAAACGCTTCTATTGATTTTGTTGCTTATAATAGTTCTCATATCCTTAAAAATATAGATTCTATAGGCTGGAAAAAGGAAACAGGGTTAGCCTCTATATGGAGTGCCGGCATGTTTGAAGGCAGTGATAAAACGTCTGTTATTATCCCTCTTAAAAATAATGGTTCTATAACCGACATCTATAAATACTTGGGGGCTTTAAACACTAATCGATTATATACAAAAGGAAAAACGCTTCTTTATAAAACAGATGGTAAATACAGGAGTAAGATTGGAATTCCTCATAAATTTGCCCCAGAAATTTATGGATGTTACTCTAAAGACAAACAACGATTAACTATTATTCAATATCAAAAAACGAACGATAGCCTTTATTTTAATTCGGATGTTTCTATTCAAAAAGCCCCTTATGATGGAGAAGTTATCCCTATTTACAATAACGGGACTATGGATTATTCGGCTACAAATGACATTAGTTTTTTTGAATTAGAATCTACTTCTGCAATGAAAGAACTTCAACCTAATGAAACTATCGGACATTTTCACAGAGTATATCATTTCTCAGGACATTTTGATGAATTGAACGCTATTTCCAAAACACTTTTAAATTTCGACCTCAATCAAATAAATATCCACCACTAA
- a CDS encoding IS4 family transposase, with protein MRKKVSVHSLLKLIGNDFLTSLALETGTNYKSKKLQGEVVFKLLLMSLLDDKKISLRLMEKTFSNNLFKLYSGIEKGQTIRHSSLSERISVINSAYFERIHAHVYELSEQYFDTEQEPYNIRQFDSTSLSLSAKLLKKGMVNGLKNKKGEHGKKQIKFTVGLTNNLPSNIRFYNEQKHLAEDLTLREAILNANIKGTEVVVFDRGLKKRTTFQEFNQLDIFFVTRINPTKSIKVIEQNRLGNSIETDTLNIFSDERVYLYHQNKSLLKKPFRLIRSHSKQTREELLFLTNIEDLNADDVTEIYKRRWDIEVFFKFIKQHLHFKHLVNQSENGIKVMMYMTMIVGILLLLYKKLNNVKSYKIAKYEFTEELNMEIIREIVVICEGDPRKSDIFDTS; from the coding sequence ATGAGAAAAAAAGTTAGTGTTCACAGTTTATTAAAACTAATAGGCAATGATTTTTTAACGTCTTTGGCCTTGGAGACGGGTACAAACTATAAATCAAAAAAGTTACAAGGCGAAGTTGTTTTCAAATTATTGCTGATGTCCCTTTTAGACGATAAAAAGATCAGTTTGCGTCTCATGGAGAAAACATTTTCCAACAACCTATTCAAGCTTTATTCTGGAATAGAAAAAGGTCAGACCATTAGGCACAGTAGCTTGTCAGAGCGTATTTCCGTTATAAACTCAGCGTATTTCGAAAGGATACATGCCCATGTTTATGAGCTTTCCGAACAATACTTTGATACAGAACAGGAGCCCTACAATATTCGCCAATTTGATTCAACAAGCCTGTCCCTTTCTGCCAAACTATTAAAAAAAGGGATGGTCAACGGGCTGAAGAACAAGAAAGGTGAGCATGGCAAGAAACAGATAAAATTCACTGTTGGCCTGACCAACAACCTGCCGAGCAATATTCGTTTTTATAACGAACAGAAGCACTTAGCAGAAGACCTGACCTTACGTGAGGCGATTCTTAATGCCAATATCAAGGGTACAGAGGTAGTCGTTTTTGATAGAGGTTTAAAGAAAAGAACAACGTTTCAAGAATTCAACCAGTTGGACATCTTCTTTGTCACAAGAATAAACCCGACAAAGAGTATAAAGGTCATTGAGCAAAATAGGTTGGGAAACAGTATTGAGACCGATACTCTAAATATCTTTAGTGATGAGAGGGTATACTTGTACCATCAGAACAAATCACTTTTAAAGAAACCCTTCAGGCTTATAAGGTCACATTCAAAGCAGACAAGGGAAGAGTTACTGTTCCTGACTAATATAGAAGATTTAAATGCGGATGATGTTACCGAGATTTATAAAAGACGTTGGGACATTGAAGTGTTCTTTAAGTTCATAAAGCAGCACTTGCATTTTAAGCATCTTGTCAACCAAAGTGAAAACGGAATCAAGGTCATGATGTATATGACCATGATTGTTGGGATACTTTTATTGCTTTACAAAAAACTAAACAATGTAAAGAGTTATAAAATAGCTAAATACGAATTTACCGAGGAACTAAATATGGAAATAATAAGAGAAATAGTAGTGATTTGCGAGGGAGATCCACGCAAATCTGATATATTTGATACCTCTTAA
- a CDS encoding L-rhamnose/proton symporter RhaT: MANPILGTLIHAVGGVAASTCYVPFQKVKKWSWDSYWIVQASFAWFIFPFLIGFLTVPNLLDVFSESPTDVLVNATLLGAIYGFGGMCFGFAIKHIGYSLTYTISIGISAILGTIVPLILEGALFKKFNEPGGAIIFLGMFVALIGIVICGLAGYKKEKDLKANNANKGEALTFNMKKGLTLTLIAGILSAVFGISLTVGAPVAEIAGEYGAGNFEGNANLILSTGGAFITNFIWFTIAGLRKGTLKEIVDVKGVGKKHFTLNLGMSILSGALWYGQFFFYGIGHVQMGDYGYASWVIHMSMLIFFSYIVGIIMKEWVQVTKKTNMILLTALGVLIISFVIMAYGTVLGEQVVAH; this comes from the coding sequence ATGGCAAATCCGATATTAGGTACCTTAATTCATGCAGTTGGAGGTGTTGCAGCTTCTACATGTTATGTTCCTTTTCAAAAAGTAAAAAAATGGTCATGGGATTCCTATTGGATTGTCCAAGCATCTTTTGCATGGTTTATTTTTCCTTTTTTAATAGGTTTTTTAACAGTTCCTAATTTATTGGATGTTTTTAGTGAATCACCAACAGATGTTTTAGTAAATGCCACTTTATTGGGAGCTATTTACGGCTTTGGAGGGATGTGTTTTGGTTTTGCCATTAAACATATAGGATATTCGCTAACGTATACCATATCTATTGGTATTTCAGCAATATTAGGAACCATCGTGCCTTTAATATTGGAAGGTGCTTTATTTAAAAAGTTTAACGAACCAGGCGGGGCTATCATCTTTTTAGGAATGTTTGTGGCACTTATCGGAATTGTTATTTGTGGTTTAGCAGGTTATAAAAAAGAAAAAGATTTAAAAGCAAATAATGCCAATAAAGGAGAGGCTTTAACCTTTAATATGAAAAAAGGATTGACGCTAACCTTAATTGCTGGTATTTTATCTGCCGTTTTTGGTATATCACTAACAGTAGGAGCACCTGTAGCAGAAATAGCAGGAGAATATGGTGCTGGTAATTTTGAGGGAAATGCTAATTTAATACTGTCTACAGGAGGTGCATTTATTACAAACTTCATTTGGTTTACAATAGCAGGTTTAAGAAAAGGTACATTAAAAGAAATTGTTGATGTTAAAGGGGTAGGTAAAAAACATTTTACTCTTAACCTTGGAATGTCCATTTTAAGTGGCGCTTTGTGGTACGGACAGTTTTTCTTTTACGGAATAGGACATGTTCAAATGGGAGATTATGGTTATGCAAGTTGGGTAATCCACATGTCTATGTTGATCTTCTTTAGCTACATCGTTGGTATTATTATGAAAGAATGGGTTCAGGTGACTAAAAAAACAAATATGATATTATTAACAGCCTTAGGCGTGTTGATTATTTCATTTGTAATCATGGCATACGGAACAGTCTTGGGAGAGCAAGTAGTAGCACATTAA
- a CDS encoding ABC transporter substrate-binding protein: MAQSKFRIAVRKFDAFESAIDKIWASFCKETGCNLELEAVPLDLHPLYDTILKENGLANGAWDVSLINTDWITEAYATNAIEDLTPYINENAPNDFPNGWSRSLLYKQEFDNKIVGLPFHDGPECLIYRKDLFESIEEGVNFYKVHGKPLEIPKTWDDLMQVAEFFNRPEDDLYGTTFAAFPDGHNTVFDFCLQLWTRHGELFDSHKNIKLNSKEAIEGMIFYRKALQNFNAIHPESRDFDSVKSGMAFANGNLAMMVNWFGFASMCEFLEDSKVKGKVDIANVPAGPNGEGTSLNAYWMYVIGSGSQNKDLAYEFIKYAVNEENDKLLTLEGAIGCRKSTWHDADVNKEVPYYHKLEALHKKTRSLPRKSNWSEIANVIDQLVLDVINTSKDIKLILDNAQKQVDRMEK, encoded by the coding sequence ATGGCGCAAAGTAAATTTAGAATTGCTGTCCGAAAATTTGATGCATTTGAATCTGCTATAGATAAAATATGGGCTTCTTTTTGTAAAGAAACAGGTTGCAATCTAGAGTTGGAAGCAGTTCCTTTAGATTTGCATCCATTATATGATACTATTTTAAAAGAAAATGGATTAGCTAATGGCGCATGGGACGTATCTTTAATAAACACAGATTGGATTACTGAAGCCTATGCTACCAATGCCATAGAAGATTTAACACCGTATATTAATGAAAATGCGCCTAATGATTTCCCTAATGGCTGGTCAAGATCTTTATTGTATAAACAAGAATTTGACAATAAAATAGTTGGGCTTCCATTTCACGACGGGCCAGAATGTTTAATTTATAGAAAAGATTTATTCGAATCTATTGAAGAAGGTGTTAATTTTTACAAAGTTCATGGTAAACCATTAGAGATTCCAAAAACATGGGATGACTTAATGCAAGTAGCAGAGTTTTTTAACAGACCGGAAGATGATTTATATGGAACTACTTTCGCTGCGTTTCCAGATGGACATAATACAGTATTTGATTTTTGCTTACAATTATGGACGCGTCATGGCGAATTATTTGATAGTCATAAGAACATCAAATTAAATTCAAAAGAAGCTATTGAAGGCATGATATTCTATAGAAAGGCACTTCAAAATTTTAATGCCATACACCCTGAATCCAGAGATTTTGACTCTGTAAAATCAGGGATGGCTTTTGCTAACGGTAATTTAGCGATGATGGTGAACTGGTTTGGTTTTGCTTCCATGTGTGAGTTTTTAGAAGATTCAAAAGTAAAGGGAAAAGTAGATATTGCAAATGTTCCTGCTGGACCAAATGGAGAAGGAACATCATTAAACGCATATTGGATGTATGTTATTGGAAGTGGTAGCCAAAACAAAGATTTAGCATACGAGTTTATTAAGTATGCGGTGAATGAAGAAAATGATAAGTTATTAACTTTAGAGGGTGCTATTGGTTGTCGCAAATCTACCTGGCATGATGCAGATGTGAATAAAGAAGTACCTTATTATCATAAATTAGAAGCATTACATAAAAAAACGCGATCGCTTCCAAGAAAAAGTAATTGGTCTGAAATAGCCAATGTTATCGATCAGTTAGTGTTAGATGTTATAAATACTTCAAAAGATATTAAGTTAATTTTAGACAATGCTCAAAAACAAGTAGATCGTATGGAAAAATAA